GCGATCAGTCGCACCGGCCGGACCGGGATCCGCGCCGCAAAGCGGACCGAGACGTCGATTGTCTCGCTCGCCAGGTGATCCGTTTCTCCGGTATCGAGGCGCCAGGAATTGCGCCAGTCGAGGGAAAAGCGATTACGGCGTTGCACGACTGGATCCTGGAGCAGTGCGGCTGTCAGGCCAGGATCGTTGTCGTGCAGTCGGTCGAGCAGCTCAGGTCGTATGGAGCGCACGGTCATCCGCTCCAGGATCGTGAGCTTTGCGGTTTCCCCGCAAGCGGTACAGAGCGCGAGGAGCCAGGCGTCGATGAGCTTGTGGTTTGCGTTGACACGGAATTTGCCGCTTGCCCTTAAACGCTCGGATGGGCACGCGTGGCAACGGCGGCGAACGAGCGGCAGGCAGGTGGGCGCGACCGCCCAAATTATGAGCACAGAAGTACACCGGTTTCAGTGAGAAGTCCGCAGCAAAAAAGAGCGCGGCGCACATGCGCGACGCGCGACAAATCAGCGCTCGGGAGGTCTCACAGGGTGTACAACGGGACGCCCTTGACTAGACGACGTGGTTCGGCGGCACGGTAGCGGCGCACCACGGCGCGGCGCCACCGGTTTTGAT
The window above is part of the Micromonospora sp. LH3U1 genome. Proteins encoded here:
- a CDS encoding DUF1062 domain-containing protein, whose protein sequence is MLIIWAVAPTCLPLVRRRCHACPSERLRASGKFRVNANHKLIDAWLLALCTACGETAKLTILERMTVRSIRPELLDRLHDNDPGLTAALLQDPVVQRRNRFSLDWRNSWRLDTGETDHLASETIDVSVRFAARIPVRPVRLIAEGCGLSRAEVDRLITEGRLVSAVRLSGKLSGDFTFTLKR